The following proteins are co-located in the Dromiciops gliroides isolate mDroGli1 chromosome 2, mDroGli1.pri, whole genome shotgun sequence genome:
- the LOC122743162 gene encoding ornithine aminotransferase, mitochondrial-like produces MFSKLSNLRTLSQFHRSIHSTFTWSSSFASPQTSQGPLSSEEVYARETKYSAHNYHPIPVALERGKGVYVWDVEGRRYFDFLSAYSAVNQGHCHPKIVEALTRQADKLTLTSRAFYNNVFGEYAEYVTKLFQYDKVLPMNTGVEAGETACKLARRWAYTVKGVPRYKAKIVFAVGNFWGRTLAAISSSSDPTSYDGFGPFMPGFELIPYSDLPALESALQDPNVAAFMVEPIQGEAGVIVPDPGYLSGVRDLCTKYNALFIADEIQTGLGRTGKWLAVDHENVRPDIVLLGKALSGGLYPVSAVLCDDEIMLTIKPGEHGSTYGGNPLACRVATASLEVLEEERLAQNADQMGNIFRNELMKLPSNIVSTVRGKGLLNAVVIRETKEYTAWEVCLRLRDNGLLAKPTHGNIIRLAPPLVIKEDEIREAVEIISKTILSF; encoded by the exons atgttttccaaactATCGAACTTGCGAACCCTTTCTCAGTTTCATCGGAGTATTCACTCAACATTTACTTGGTCTTCATCATTTGCATCCCCCCAAACCTCCCAGGGTCCTCTGTCCTCAGAGGAGGTATATGCTCGAGAAACTAAGTATAGTGCCCACAACTACCATCCTATACCTGTAGCcctggaaagaggaaaag GTGTATACGTATGGGACGTGGAAGGTAGACGCTATTTTGACTTCCTGAGTGCCTACAGTGCCGTAAACCAAGGGCACTGCCACCCCAAAATTGTGGAAGCCCTGACAAGGCAAGCCGATAAATTAACCTTAACTTCCAGAGCTTTCTATAACAACGTATTTGGTGAATATGCTGAGTATGTCACTAAGTTGTTCCAGTATGACAAAGTTCTTCCCATGAATACAG GCGTGGAAGCTGGAGAAACTGCCTGCAAATTAGCTCGAAGATGGGCGTACACTGTCAAGGGAGTTCCCAGATATAAAGCTAAGATTGTTTTTGCGG TTGGGAACTTCTGGGGCCGAACATTAGCTGCCATCTCTAGTTCATCGGATCCAACCAGTTATGATGGCTTCGGCCCATTTATGCCAGGTTTTGAGCTCATCCCCTACAGTGACCTGCCTGCCCTTGAG AGTGCCCTTCAGGATCCCAACGTGGCTGCTTTCATGGTGGAGCCGATACAAGGGGAAGCTGGGGTCATCGTCCCCGATCCTGGATACCTGTCGGGAGTCAGAGATCTGTGCACAAAGTATAAT gCTCTTTTTATTGCTGATGAAATACAAACTGGCCTGGGCAGAACTGGCAAGTGGCTGGCTGTTGACCATGAAAATGTCAGGCCTGACATTGTCCTCCTAGGAAAGGCCCTTTCTGGAGGCTTATACCCT GTCTCAGCTGTATTATGTGATGATGAGATCATGTTGACCATTAAGCCAGGGGAGCATGGGTCAACTTATGGAGGCAATCCATTGGCCTGCAGAGTGGCCACTGCATCCTTGGAG GTTTTAGAAGAGGAAAGGTTGGCACAAAATGCGGACCAGATGGGTAATATTTTCAGAAATGAACTGATGAAACTGCCTTCTAACATCGTCTCTACAGTAAGAGGAAAAGGATTGCTGAATGCTGTTGTTATCAGAGAAACAAAAG AATATACCGCTTGGGAGGTGTGTCTTCGTCTTCGGGACAATGGTCTTCTGGCCAAGCCCACTCATGGCAATATTATTCGCCTGGCGCCACCCCTCGTCATCAAGGAAGATGAGATCCGAGAGGCCGTGGAAATCATCAGCAAGACCATTTTGTCTTTCTGA
- the LOC122738166 gene encoding ornithine aminotransferase, mitochondrial-like produces MEYIFAREAKFCIPLARPIPVVLEKGKGVYVWDVEGKRYFDFISGFGALNQGHCHPKIVEALIRQASTLSMTTRALYNTEVGDFAQYVTSMFCYDKVLPMNSGVEAGDTACKLARKWAYSVKGVLKHQAKIIFPVGNFWGRSLAAISSSSDSKCYEDFGPFMPGFDIIPYNDLSALESALQDPNVAAFMVEPIQGEAGVIVPDPGYLSGVRDLCTKYNVLLIADEIQSGLGRTGKWLAVNHENVKPDILLLGKSLSGGVCPVSAVLCNSEIMSTLKPGEHGSTFGGFPVACRVAIASLKVLEEERLPENAHKMGNIFRRELENLPSSIVSEIRGKGLLNAMIIKETKDFTAWTVCLRLCANGLLAKPTHGNIIRLLPPLVIKEHEIREAAEIIKKTISSF; encoded by the exons ATGGAATATATTTTTGCTAGAGAAGCAAAATTCTGCATCCCTCTTGCACGTCCTATTCCGGTTGtcctggaaaaaggaaaag GTGTATACGTATGGGACGTCGAAGGCAAACGctattttgattttattagtgGTTTTGGTGCTTTAAACCAAGGGCACTGCCACCCTAAAATTGTGGAGGCCCTGATAAGGCAAGCCTCAACATTGTCCATGACGACCAGAGCTTTGTATAATACAGAAGTGGGTGATTTTGCCCAATATGTGACATCTATGTTCTGTTATGATAAAGTTCTTCCTATGAACTCAG GTGTTGAGGCTGGAGACACCGCATGTAAATTAGCAAGAAAATGGGCATACTCTGTCAAGGGAGTTCTTAAACATCaagcaaaaattattttcccgG TTGGGAACTTCTGGGGCCGATCATTAGCTGCCATTTCGAGTTCATCAGATTCAAAGTGTTACGAGGATTTTGGGCCTTTTATGCCGGGTTTTGACATCATCCCCTACAATGACTTGAGTGCTCTTGAG AGTGCCCTTCAGGATCCCAACGTGGCTGCTTTCATGGTGGAGCCGATACAAGGGGAAGCTGGGGTCATCGTCCCCGATCCTGGATACCTGTCGGGAGTCAGAGATCTGTGCACAAAGTATAAT gtTTTGTTGATTGCTGATGAAATACAAAGTGGCCTGGGCAGAACTGGAAAGTGGCTAGCTGTTAATCATGAAAATGTGAAGCCTGACATTCTCTTACTAGGGAAATCTCTTTCCGGAGGTGTATGCCCT GTATCAGCTGTATTATGTAATAGCGAAATCATGTCAACCCTGAAGCCAGGGGAGCATGGATCAACTTTTGGTGGTTTTCCTGTGGCCTGCAGAGTGGCCATAGCATCCCTAAAG GTTTTGGAGGAGGAGAGATTGCCAGAAAATGCCCACAAGATGGGCAATATTTTTAGAAGAGAACTTGAGAACCTGCCCTCTAGCATTGTGTCAGAAATCAGAGGGAAAGGTTTGCTCAATGCTATGATTATCAAGGAGACCAAAG aTTTCACCGCTTGGACTGTGTGTCTTCGCCTCTGTGCCAATGGGCTTCTGGCCAAACCTACCCATGGCAATATCATCCGGCTGTTGCCACCCCTTGTGATCAAGGAACATGAAATCCGAGAGGCTGCAGAAATTATCAAGAagactatttcttctttctaa